In Cheilinus undulatus linkage group 16, ASM1832078v1, whole genome shotgun sequence, one DNA window encodes the following:
- the LOC121523278 gene encoding glycoprotein-N-acetylgalactosamine 3-beta-galactosyltransferase 1-like — protein MGLFLSNFIFLIGLLVGYLSLRLMFDSNILSEHVFHSLRDAKNGAKYSARHVHTDETKGTTLDSAQSLRILCWIMTGPEYIESRTRHIRATWAQRCDKVLYMSSVQTDFPTVGLNVSEGRDELHWKTIRAFQYIHQHHLDEANWFLKADDDMFVVVENLRYVLSRFDPEKPLYLGGRFKPVIKQGMSRGPGYVLSKEALRRFIRGFDMGKCTNFSDMEDTALGKCLETMKVELADVKGKQTLHAFPSNYELVGQLPRSQLGFLLYEYYDPTEGPGCCTDLAVYFHYIDGEQMYVLDYLMYHLRPYGYKYRFNPHVN, from the exons ATGGGGCTGTTTCTGTCTAATTTTATCTTCCTCATCGGCCTCCTGGTGGGATATCTCTCTTTACGTTTGATGTTTGACTCAAATATTTTATCAGAACATGTTTTCCATTCACTACGGGATGCAAAGAATGGAGCCAAATACTCTGCACGCCATGTTCACACAG ATGAGACCAAAGGCACAACACTGGACTCTGCTCAAAGTCTACGAATCTTGTGTTGGATCATGACAGGGCCCGAGTACATAGAGTCCAGAACCAGGCACATCAGGGCAACGTGGGCCCAGCGCTGTGACAAAGTGCTGTACATGAGCTCTGTCCAAACAGACTTCCCCACTGTGGGGCTGAATGTGAGCGAGGGGAGGGACGAGCTGCACTGGAAAACCATCAGAGCCTTCCAGTACATCCACCAGCATCACCTGGACGAAGCCAACTGGTTCCTTAAGGCGGACGATgacatgtttgttgttgtggAGAATCTACGTTATGTGTTGTCCAGATTTGATCCAGAGAAGCCGTTGTATCTGGGCGGGAGGTTTAAACCAGTCATCAAACAGGGCATGTCCAGAGGGCCGGGTTATGTCCTCAGTAAAGAAGCGCTGAGACGATTCATCAGAGGCTTCGACATGGGGAAATGTACCAACTTTTCTGACATGGAGGACACGGCTCTGGGGAAATGTTTGGAGACGATGAAGGTGGAGCTGGCAGACGTCAAGGGAAAGCAAACACTTCATGCTTTTCCTTCAAACTATGAACTGGTGGGACAACTACCAAGATCTCAGCTTGGGTTTCTGCTGTACGAGTACTACGATCCAACAGAG ggtCCAGGCTGCTGCACAGATTTAGCGGTGTATTTTCACTATATCGATGGTGAGCAGATGTATGTGCTGGATTACCTGATGTATCACCTGCGGCCATACGGATACAAATACAGATTCAACCCCCATGTGAACTGA